A segment of the Cohnella algarum genome:
TTCGCCCTGCTGCCCTCGTCCATGCGGGAGGAAGTGACGCGGTTCGTTCTCGAAAACGCCGGCATCCGTCCCGGGTTTCCGGAGCTGCTGGCTTGGTGCGAAAAGAACGAAGTCGATTTTTTCGTCACGAGCGGCGGCATCGATTTTTTCGTGTATCCGCTGCTTGCGCCGTTCGATATTCCGCGGGACCATATTTTTTGCAACGGAAGCGATTTTAGCGGGGAACGCATCCGGATTACGTGGCCGAACCCATGCGATGACGATTGCGACAATGCCGGCGGCTGCGGCATGTGCAAAACGACGATCATTCGCCGCTATCCGCGCGAACAGTATCGGCGCATTCTGATCGGCGACAGCGTCACGGATTTTCCCGGCG
Coding sequences within it:
- a CDS encoding 2-hydroxy-3-keto-5-methylthiopentenyl-1-phosphate phosphatase, with the translated sequence MSATDVRPPVLFCDFDGTITMSDNIVAIMKHFDPPGWEPIVKDIVAERKKVRQGVGEMFALLPSSMREEVTRFVLENAGIRPGFPELLAWCEKNEVDFFVTSGGIDFFVYPLLAPFDIPRDHIFCNGSDFSGERIRITWPNPCDDDCDNAGGCGMCKTTIIRRYPREQYRRILIGDSVTDFPGAKLADLVYSRSHLTEKCRELGLPHVPFETFHDIVAHLEQGDWKR